The following are encoded together in the Zingiber officinale cultivar Zhangliang chromosome 8A, Zo_v1.1, whole genome shotgun sequence genome:
- the LOC122009594 gene encoding homeobox-leucine zipper protein HOX21-like isoform X2: MASSSSPSFFSAPQMHQPREEAHRALLQDLRGMDNGMDELSDDGMPAWETKRRSLSKEQVRTLEKSFEQGNKLDPEKKMQLAMVLGLQPRQVAIWFQNRRARWKTKQLEKDYDGLRGQLEAIKSENEALRAHNEKLQAEILALKGRDSTSEPINLNKETEASCSNRSENSSERTSMAMESSSFHPHRGLALFASVRPAEMEMHCPKIEHCIAAEGSFSNLLCSLEDHASTFWPWPDGPDQQSFH; the protein is encoded by the exons ATGGCCTCATCATCatccccttccttcttctctgcgCCACAAATGCATCAGCCACGTGAAGAAGCGCACCGAGCACTCCTCCAAGATCTCAGAG GGATGGACAACGGCATGGACGAGTTGTCGGACGACGGCATGCCAGCCTGGGAGACGAAGAGGAGATCACTGAGCAAGGAGCAGGTGAGGACGCTGGAGAAGAGCTTCGAGCAGGGGAACAAGCTGGATCCTGAGAAGAAGATGCAGCTGGCCATGGTTCTCGGGCTGCAGCCGAGGCAGGTGGCCATCTGGTTCCAAAACAGGCGAGCCAGGTGGAAGACCAAGCAACTGGAGAAGGATTACGATGGCCTCCGCGGGCAACTCGAGGCGATCAAATCGGAGAACGAAGCTCTCCGAGCACACAACGAGAAACTCCAAGCTGAG ATCTTGGCTCTCAAAGGCAGAGACAGTACATCAGAGCCGATCAACCTCAATAAGGAAACCGAAGCCTCGTGCAGTAACCGAAGTGAGAACAGCTCCGAGAGAACTTCAATGGCCATGGAGAGCTCCTCCTTCCACCCTCACCGTGGCCTCGCTCTCTTTGCCTCAGTCAGGCCAGCGGAGATGGAAATGCACTGCCCCAAGATCGAGCACTGCATCGCCGCCGAAGGAAGCTTCAGCAACTTGCTGTGCAGCCTGGAGGACCACGCTTCCACCTTCTGGCCATGGCCGGACGGCCCGGACCAGCAGAGCTTCCACTGA
- the LOC122009594 gene encoding homeobox-leucine zipper protein HOX21-like isoform X1, protein MASSSSPSFFSAPQMHQPREEAHRALLQDLRVTTRKRAMSFSGMDNGMDELSDDGMPAWETKRRSLSKEQVRTLEKSFEQGNKLDPEKKMQLAMVLGLQPRQVAIWFQNRRARWKTKQLEKDYDGLRGQLEAIKSENEALRAHNEKLQAEILALKGRDSTSEPINLNKETEASCSNRSENSSERTSMAMESSSFHPHRGLALFASVRPAEMEMHCPKIEHCIAAEGSFSNLLCSLEDHASTFWPWPDGPDQQSFH, encoded by the exons ATGGCCTCATCATCatccccttccttcttctctgcgCCACAAATGCATCAGCCACGTGAAGAAGCGCACCGAGCACTCCTCCAAGATCTCAGAG TGACGACGAGGAAGAGAGCCATGTCTTTCTCAGGGATGGACAACGGCATGGACGAGTTGTCGGACGACGGCATGCCAGCCTGGGAGACGAAGAGGAGATCACTGAGCAAGGAGCAGGTGAGGACGCTGGAGAAGAGCTTCGAGCAGGGGAACAAGCTGGATCCTGAGAAGAAGATGCAGCTGGCCATGGTTCTCGGGCTGCAGCCGAGGCAGGTGGCCATCTGGTTCCAAAACAGGCGAGCCAGGTGGAAGACCAAGCAACTGGAGAAGGATTACGATGGCCTCCGCGGGCAACTCGAGGCGATCAAATCGGAGAACGAAGCTCTCCGAGCACACAACGAGAAACTCCAAGCTGAG ATCTTGGCTCTCAAAGGCAGAGACAGTACATCAGAGCCGATCAACCTCAATAAGGAAACCGAAGCCTCGTGCAGTAACCGAAGTGAGAACAGCTCCGAGAGAACTTCAATGGCCATGGAGAGCTCCTCCTTCCACCCTCACCGTGGCCTCGCTCTCTTTGCCTCAGTCAGGCCAGCGGAGATGGAAATGCACTGCCCCAAGATCGAGCACTGCATCGCCGCCGAAGGAAGCTTCAGCAACTTGCTGTGCAGCCTGGAGGACCACGCTTCCACCTTCTGGCCATGGCCGGACGGCCCGGACCAGCAGAGCTTCCACTGA
- the LOC122009595 gene encoding GRF1-interacting factor 2-like isoform X2 — protein sequence MQQSPHSLAPMSAAPVANITTEQIQKYLDENKQLILAILENQNLGKLAECAQYQAQLQKNLLYLAAIADAQPNAPAVRPQIMPHGTIPQGGPFMQQSPIFPRGPLPYNPQQMQGQLHSQPPGMVFPGHMSIRPGAVNGLHGSHTEPSHGGTANPLATPSLSGFPPTNSDGRGSKLEAGIAMVPAIAESHRNSGSEPVSGDADQSHAKRPEDTKTP from the exons ATGCAGCAATCTCCACATTCACTAGCCCCCATGTCAGCAGCCCCTGTTGCGAATATCACAACAGAACAAATTCAAAAG TACTTGGATGAGAATAAGCAGCTCATTTTGGCAATATTGGAAAATCAGAACCTCGGAAAATTGGCTGAATGTGCTCA GTACCAAGCACAGCTTCAGAAAAACCTACTTTATCTAGCTGCAATTGCTGACGCTCAacctaatgcacctgcagttcgTCCTCAG ATCATGCCACATGGTACGATACCACAGGGAGGCCCTTTCATGCAACAATCACCCATCTTCCCTCGAGGTCCTCTTCCATATAATCCTCAACAAATGCAAGGGCAGCTGCATTCCCAACCCCCAGGAATGGTGTTCCCAGGCCATATGAGCATTAGGCCCGGTGCTGTCAACGGCTTACATGGCTCGCATACTGAACCATCTCATGGTGGCACTGCTAATCCCCTCGCAACTCCAAGCTTGTCTGGATTCCCACCAACCAACTCAGATGGACGTGGGAGTAAGCTAGAAGCCGGCATCGCCATGGTACCTGCCATAGCTGAGAGCCACAGGAACTCAGGAAGTGAGCCTGTCAGTGGGGATGCTGATCAATCACATGCTAAAAGACCAGAGGATACCAAAACACCATGA
- the LOC122009595 gene encoding GRF1-interacting factor 2-like isoform X1, with product MQQSPHSLAPMSAAPVANITTEQIQKYLDENKQLILAILENQNLGKLAECAQYQAQLQKNLLYLAAIADAQPNAPAVRPQQIMPHGTIPQGGPFMQQSPIFPRGPLPYNPQQMQGQLHSQPPGMVFPGHMSIRPGAVNGLHGSHTEPSHGGTANPLATPSLSGFPPTNSDGRGSKLEAGIAMVPAIAESHRNSGSEPVSGDADQSHAKRPEDTKTP from the exons ATGCAGCAATCTCCACATTCACTAGCCCCCATGTCAGCAGCCCCTGTTGCGAATATCACAACAGAACAAATTCAAAAG TACTTGGATGAGAATAAGCAGCTCATTTTGGCAATATTGGAAAATCAGAACCTCGGAAAATTGGCTGAATGTGCTCA GTACCAAGCACAGCTTCAGAAAAACCTACTTTATCTAGCTGCAATTGCTGACGCTCAacctaatgcacctgcagttcgTCCTCAG CAGATCATGCCACATGGTACGATACCACAGGGAGGCCCTTTCATGCAACAATCACCCATCTTCCCTCGAGGTCCTCTTCCATATAATCCTCAACAAATGCAAGGGCAGCTGCATTCCCAACCCCCAGGAATGGTGTTCCCAGGCCATATGAGCATTAGGCCCGGTGCTGTCAACGGCTTACATGGCTCGCATACTGAACCATCTCATGGTGGCACTGCTAATCCCCTCGCAACTCCAAGCTTGTCTGGATTCCCACCAACCAACTCAGATGGACGTGGGAGTAAGCTAGAAGCCGGCATCGCCATGGTACCTGCCATAGCTGAGAGCCACAGGAACTCAGGAAGTGAGCCTGTCAGTGGGGATGCTGATCAATCACATGCTAAAAGACCAGAGGATACCAAAACACCATGA
- the LOC122009596 gene encoding uncharacterized protein LOC122009596: MPGMSGGCQQSFGENSEEDLALLPRHTKVVVTGNNRTKSVLVGLHGVVKKAVGLGGWHWLVLTNGIEVKLQRNALSVVEAPTGHEEDDETECEWNGSDMASGDMKTTKPHKMRARHHKGSSNKSFSRSHSCDSHKGSVSSSRGTLTVDLSKLETRALWRYWHHFNLHQVGACRKPSKEQLVDIVQRHFMSQQLDELQVIIGFVHAAKRLKMLYS, translated from the exons ATGCCGGGAATGAGCGGCGGATGCCAGCAGAGCTTCGGGGAGAACAGTGAAGAGGATCTTGCGCTGCTGCCGAGGCACACCAAGGTGGTGGTGACCGGAAACAACCGCACCAAGTCGGTGCTTGTCGGCCTCCATGGCGTCGTGAAGAAGGCTGTCGGCCTCGGCGGATGGCATTGGCTG GTCCTTACTAATGGCATTGAAGTGAAACTGCAAAGAAATGCCCTTAGCGTTGTTGAGGCTCCCACTGGACATGAGGAAGATGATGAGACTGAATGTGAATGGAATGGATCAGATATGG CATCAGGTGATATGAAAACAACAAAGCCACACAAGATGAGGGCTAGACATCACAAGGGATCTTCTAACAAATCTTTCAGTCGATCTCATTCTTGTGATTCACACAAGGGATCTGTTTCATCTTCTAGGGGTACACTG ACAGTTGACCTGAGCAAACTAGAGACAAGGGCATTATGGAGATATTGGCATCATTTTAATCTT CATCAGGTTGGTGCATGTCGTAAACCCTCTAAAGAGCAGCTAGTTGATATAGTCCAGAGGCATTTTATGTCACAG CAATTGGATGAGTTGCAGGTTATTATCGGCTTTGTTCATGCTGCAAAGAGATTGAAGATGCTCTATTCTTGA